In Festucalex cinctus isolate MCC-2025b chromosome 1, RoL_Fcin_1.0, whole genome shotgun sequence, the sequence AGAACATTAAATAGTACAAGTTTACAGCCTTCttatagtgttccctcgtttatcacgggtgttatgttccaaaaactacccgtgaTGATGGAaatctgcatttttattttttttaattttcccgttaataaatatattttttgggtttattatatgtttatatatgttgaacatttcggatctaaaactatttcacatcaaattttctcccATCCTTTTGATGAAAACTGTGACAGATTAGCACAGACACGatcttacaaaatcatataatttccgTCTCGTTTATGTTCATGaagtaaaatgtccatagattttagtccagtttttattacgtgaaatacatttttgtctcgtcttcattagctgacgaaaatgcagacttatttagtcccacttattaactcatttgctcccaataacgtgtaaatgttttttttttaatgttttaagtgtcccaaagacgtatttatacgtttttttttgtttttttttacgctagagcatacagaagcctttgatgcagcctctcaactgcaaagaacggttgcaaaaatggtaattacacaaacggccagcaggtggcagcagagcaaaggagatcaaccagggccatctagaaaaaaaagctcaattacttacaattttaaataatttgtgaaaattgatgcaaCTTggttctcttctaatgctaattgctgcaaaatggaaacatctagaaacatactttttttttccagatgaaagaggagactttcatctttcttttgataggttctatgtttttatagcaatagaacacaatattctgtgggccttgcaaaatcagtccaaatccagtaaaacagccgtgagcgaacgggattgcgaaatgtgaaaatggcggcgagtgaatgagttaatgaaggttttagtctagtctcgttttagtccggtgaaaaatgtgttgattaaattattttgtttaattgaaaTGGCCttaaccaatttatttattttttttaatgcaactgAAATGCACGATTTCAGTTACGTATGGGCACTTTCCTAAAATGCGACTCGTGCTTTTCCTTCAAGGCTTCACCGCTGACCTGCGCAGCAACACGGGCGGCCAAGCCTTCCCCCAGTGCGTGTTTGACCACTGGCAAATTCTCCAAGGTGACCCCAAAGACCCCGCCAGCAAACCCTTCCAGGTTGTTGCCGAAATCAGGAAGCGCAAAGGTCTCAAGGAGGGCATCCCCGCTCTGGACAACTACCTGGACAAATTGTAGGACTTGCCGACAGTATATATGCTCAACTCTTTATCACTAAATCGCAACCGTGTGGGCACTTTACAAATCGTtgcacccgcttacaaaatgtGCACAGTTGAGTCCGACTCGAAGTCTCcacttcaaaaaaacaaacaaacaaaccaagctTAGGCGTATGGGGGCAACCTGTTCATTTCACAGCGACAGTTACACCAAGTGCCTGGGCCAAAGGTTCTGGGGAGAATTGCAGTCAAACTGCTTTTAAGATGATCAATTCCTTGAAATGAGTTTTTTTGCCATCACTGCACTGTGACACTGCTGCAATcatgtcataaataaataaataagtgactgCAAGCAAGAATGTTTCCCAATCGGTCAAGCTCACCATTCAACTACGCTGATCTTaatgaataaaacatttaactgCAGATCaagtggcttttattttgaaagttaaaaataagaataataatcatCCAGGAAAGCACCAACAtcatttatgactttttttttttatcctcactCTTTATTCAACTTTTCTCAATTTACATATGATGCTCATAAAtgcctgattaaaaaaaaaaaaaaaaaaaaaaaaaaaatcatttgcaaaTACCATATTACAGTATGCTATATTCAATGTTGATATACAGAAAAAGTGAAATGCCTTCTGGAAGTCGTCAATCATTCTGAATGTGGCCAATAATTGTTTCTGAGCTGATTTGTTTGAATGACAAAACTGTCACGTcaagtacaggactgtctcagaaaattagaatattgtgataaagtccattattttctgtaatgcaattaaataagcaataatgtcatacattcaacaaatcaactgaaatattgcaagccttttatcattttaatactgctgattatggtttacagcttaagaaaactcaaatatcccatctcaaaatattggaattagggatgcaacgatattggcaatatcgtgatatcgcgatattaaaactgtcacaatatatcgtcgtcgtcatgtcacgatattaaaagcagcacatctgttaaaatggTCAGGCTGGATTTCCATtttttgcagttctagcaccctctggtggatagttctttactgcagtttaattttcacaaggcatgttttggccctcctatgtttaaacaatatacttgtgaacagagtcaatatgtggaggaactcaatgtgtgcttgtaggagtgcctcaatatatatatgttatatttacatttaatatttctaatatttttcgTAGCtgtaatgtaagaaaatacaatagtgtttttttagtataactttttattttttttattttttacaatattgtgaccttttgtattgccaacctccccacgatatcgtgataattattgtattgtgaccttcatatcgtgataatattgtatcgtgatatttggatattacatccctaattagaatatttcctcagacaaagtatttataaaaaaatcagttgatttgtaatgaatccagaatgtatggcatttttgcttatttaattgcattacagaaaataatggactttatcacattattcaaattttctcagacagtcctgtatatcgcTTCTTAATGCGTTTCCTGAATCCGTCACAAATCATTTGCGTGTTAATTTGAAGCTTCTTATTCTGACCTATTAATTGATTTGCCTTCATTTGAAGTTCAACGTCAGTCGACTgtagattttttgttttcattttatgtgaCGCAGGCATCAAAGTAGTTGTAACAAccttaaaaacgtttttttttcctccacttgTCAccaaaactgagccatgattggtcgttacctgcttcctcagcacacgtgatgtcatctccagtcgacagcaagtggaaaaattagtctttaaaaaggtattcattgtacatgaaaaataacgaagttgtcaaattcatttttggacaaaatattaactttttaactgctgaaaaaCGTCTCAATGagccaagtatccctttcaatATTTCATCTTAGCACGACTGAATATGGGATGGGAACAAATAGTTGACATCACGAGCAACTTTGTGGGAGTCGAGGTTTGTACAACATTTAAATGTCAACACTGACTGACTCGGGCCCACATATTtacatcgtttaaaaaaaaaaaagaagaaaaaaaagagttaataaaTGTGCATCCGTCAAACCACCAACTATGCAAAAGGCCAAGAAAGTGCACGGTCGTTTTGGATATAGGCGACTACCAAGCAAAGATACATGatcaaaccatttttatttttttatttttaaatcggcACAAGTTGCTTCTCGAACGGGACTGTCAAGGTGAAGAAAATTTGGTTTGAATAAAGCCTTTGAAATCCGCAGATCGATGGAAGTGACTGGCTAGGCTACCTGCTAGCATGGGTGGTCGTGAAATGCTAGCGCTGGCTAGCGTGGCTAACGTTCCGCGTCACGCTCGTTTGCTAGCAAACCCCGCAGCGCCGATATCAATGCCGCCCATCATTTCGGTTACGTGGGGGTCTCCGACAGTCGCATCGTTTTCGCACAGATGGAAAGAGAGTCGCGCACCTCAAAGGACATACTACACATGATAATATCGTGACCTACCGCCTCATGGCGACTTGTGGCCCAATGTTGGTGGTGCGCCatatggagggggggggggcgggcagTATGATGACGGATGagccccgcccccgtccccgCCCACCGCTTCCAGGCTGTCACATTTTTGATGGAGCGTCACGTGGTCACAAAGGGTCAGAGGTGAACTATGTGTAGAAGATGACCTCGGGGATCTGCCCGTCCTCCACGGAGGTGCCGTTGTTGTTGCCCGCCGCGTAGCAGAAGGTGAAGCAGGTCTTGGTGCCCGTCGTGGACGACTCGTGCGTTATCTTTCGCATTCCCTTCGTCCCGTAATGAGAGTCCGGgccctggaggaggaggagccacAACATATTGAGGTCATTTCACGTTCTGTTCATCTATTTTAGGACTTGATTGAACACAAACTGAGGTTacaacacttttctttttttttttaaccctcctGTTCGGTTGATTTTTTCAGGAACGACACTAATtgccgggtcaatttgacccaagctTTCTGTCATGATGAAAACACAACCCGAGAAACATTAGCtgtttaataatttaaattaacatTTCATCATGAAATACTATCAGCAGTAGTTATTTAACATTGAAATGGGTCGATTTGACCTGGCTATATTTTATGTCCCAAAAGCATTCCGGTAAATATTAGTAACCATTTTAGCTGAAAATCTTCAAGCATTTTAATTGATGACAATTTtcatagcaaaaataaataaaataaaaattgtactttaacttaaaaatgggtcaatttgaccggCCATATTTTATGTCCCAAAAGCATTCCGGTAAATATTAGTAActattttaattgaaaatgtacAAGCATTTTAATTGATGACAATTTTCgtagcaaataataataataataataataataatttgaagttcTTCAACTTaaaaatgggtcagtttgacccagcTATGTTTAATGTCCCAAAAGCATTCAACTTCCAGTAAATATTAGTAACCATTTTAGTTGAAAATGTTAAAGCATTTTAATTGATGAGGAttttcatagcaaaaaaaataacaaaaataaaagataaaaaaattgcactttaaCTTAAAAATGGGTCATTTGACAGGCCATATTTAATGTCCCAAAAGCATTCCGATAAATATTAGTAACCATTTTAATGAAAATGTACAAGCATTTTAATTGATGAGAATTTtcatagcaaaaataaataaaataaaaccattttaattgaaCATATGTCCAACAAGCATTTTAATTGATGacaattttcattaaaaaaaaaaaacaaaaaaaaaaaaaaactattttgtacTTGAACTTGGCTACATTTAATGTCCCAAAAGCATTCTGGTAAATTAGTAaccattttaattgaaaatatgtcCAACAAGCATTTTAATTGATGAGAATTTTCAagaattttcccccctgttttttcggagtaatttttttttctgtttttcggaatattttttttttatgacagaaaaaatattcagtaaaacaggaaaaaaatattcagaaaaacagaaaaaaaatactaaaaaaaaaaaaccccaaaataaacaaagctccgaaattttttttgtcagaaaaacagatttttcttttgtcaagtGAATGAACGCAATACGCTTCCATATAACATGTTTatatatgtgtttatataatatttatattatttttttttattgttattatttatttatgtatttacatacattttgcatttttattattatttatttagcgattatttattttattattttatttctatttatctaTATTATTATTCTATGATTAGTTTTAACGTAGATTATCgtagatttattacctgagcaatatattgatCATTGTGGTATCGTCATACCGagagataatcgttattgtgagccttgtatcgcacatTGCactgtatcgtgaggtagccagaggttcccacaaCCTACCAACCACTAGGTGCAGCCTTGgaggggaaaataaataaataaaataaaataaaatttaaaaataaataaaaagaccttGAGCGTAGCGCAGGCCGTGTAGTTGACGTTGGGCAGAATCTCCACCGGTTCCTTGAACATGACTCGGAAGGTGTTGGCTGAGCCGTCGCAGCTGAAGCCCGTTTCATTCTGGCCCAGCACCGTGTTGCTGTCCGTGTGAATTATCTGCACGGGGGCAGACATGACGGAATTCATCGATGAAGCGGCTCATAAAGGGACAAAGCCACTGGCTTGTCGTACCTGAATGTTGACTTGGTAGTCGGTCGGTCCGTGTATGGAGCCGTACAGGCCGAAGCCCACCACAAATATCCTTCGGTTTACTGAGAACCTGCAACAGGGCAACGAGCCGTTTATTTGACAGGCCTGGTGGGAGTGCAAAACGTTTCAGGAAAAACAGTGACAGTTTGGGCCTTTTATAGAGGTCTTATTTGAAAGTAAATTGAAaaactaacttcctgttagctttAGCGTACGTCTCCAAAAGAGTTTCAGCGTTGCTGTTTTTTTCAGCATCTGGCGCCGTTTACCGTATGCGGTCGCTGGTCCCGCTGTAGCCCCAGCGACTCTCCACCTGTCCGAAGCGCGTGATGCTGCACTCCTTCCCGCGGAGGCAGCAGCGAGGCCGGTCGATGAAGTCGACGCGCGGCTTGGGGTTGACGGTGAAGTGGAGGAAGAGACTCACCACCTCCCTGTCCGTCAGGATGCTGGACTGCGCCGGGCCTGACGGCGCAAAAAACGCACGCGGTCAACGACGTCCCGTCTGCGCGCTTTGAAgaaaaactaactttttttttttcgctccgtTTCCGCTCACCTGCGGCAAACTCCTCGATGGTCATGAGCGGGAAGCGGATGAGCGTGAGGGCCTTGCCCAGCACTTTGCGCTTGTTCTCCGGGGTGGGCTGCAGCTGCTGCCTGTGGGCCTCCGCCTCCGCCCAGCGCACGGCGGCGCCGAACAAACGCACCTCCCGCACGCCCAGCGTGTCCCTCTCCAACACGGCGACCAGCGTATCTGCAAGCCAGGTCAAATAATTAACACTTTCACTtacagccattttgacttgatttAGCAAGGCcaacagagtattgtgttctattgctattaaaacatgaaacctaccaaaataaagattagagtctcttctttcatcagggaaaaattgtatatttgtatctgtttccattttgcagcaactagcattagaattaggggtgtgaattgcctagtacctgacgattcgattggtatcacgattcacaggtcacgattcgattcgataccgattaatcccgatacgaatttataagtcgattgttgcgattttttttcattcaaatttagaaaatactaatcagtaagcttgtagagtgtaagatttatatgaaaatgtatgatttatttatctgaaatttcagtcttatagaggttgtaatctgtttcatgtttgaacagcattaaaataaaatattaaggcttaatgttccgttcatataacattcttccatgctcaaggtgtgaatcctaacccgaagtcagacgttttgttgaatatttttccattaaaaatggaagttgaaaaattgattcacacaaaaaaaaaccaaaaaaaaaaaaaatctattttttttttttaatcgattcgagagtcgcgcgatgtagtatcgcgatatatcgccaaatcgatttttttttttttttaacacccctaattagaatatagctaagtttcattattcacattcctggtaaaaaaaaactgtcaaaaagagcttgtcgcaacatggccctggctgatctcttatactctgcagccacctgctggccgttttttgtaataactaccatcgctttaagtagaggtgcaccgatcacaattttccgtcCGATAGCTGATCCccgattttttaaaaagtctgatctgccgatctcgatttttgccgatccagattttttttccccataataagCAGCCACCTTCAGTGGAACAATTGGAATTGTTTGCATCAAAGTTGAACTCGGCAGAATTTTTGCTCCAAATTCCCCCACGGTGATTATTAATTAGGGGTACACCGATCATAATTTTCCAGCCGATCAccgattcttaaaaaaaaaaaaaaggtctgacctgccgatcccgattttggccgatcccgatttttctCATGACAAGCAGATTATACCTTCAGCGTTCCTatcttgttttattgaaaaacattcaacaatatctgtgaaatcatgcaaacagtttgttttaactgcacagtaagtccatccatccattttcttggccgcttattcctcacaagggtcgcgggggtgctggcgcctatcccagctggcttcgggcagtaggcggggtacacccttaactggttgccagccaatcgcagggcacacagagcactcacactcacaagcacacctaaggacaattcagagcacccaattaacctgccatgcatgtctttggaatgtgggaggagaccggagtactacAAGAAGGAAATCTGGGCCGATAAATctcgatcgatcggtgcaccactagctttaagccacctcttcatgtcagaagctgcaactaacccttctgtatgctcatgtatcaaaacaaagcaaaaaaatgtataaatacgtttttaggatTGAAggacaaagcattaaaaaaacatagttacaCGTTTTTGGTTTTGAATGAGTTATAAGAGCGAGCAGAAAAATACCGAGGTCAATGTCTGTGAAGCCTTCGGCGGCGAGAGCGTCTCCTGTGTTCTTGTCAATGTTTTCCAGGC encodes:
- the btbd2b gene encoding BTB/POZ domain-containing protein 2, coding for MAAGENSGRPPCLNFAGPGPLGNSQPSNSVFSMPASNGGAMGSAGGAQGATRRSNPQLGPGGLDGNGVLTSGAPPSAQGSLQAPTASAAATGGMATPASNMAAIAASNATPAAAAAAAPAAAAAAPAAASVLVYREPVYNWQATKSTVKERFAFLFNNEVLSDVHFLVGKGMGVQRIPAHRFVLAVGSAVFDAMFNGGMATTSTEIELPDVEPAAFLALLKFLYSDEVQIGPETVMTTLYTAKKYAVPALEAHCVEFLKKNLRADNAFMLLTQARLFDEPQLASLCLENIDKNTGDALAAEGFTDIDLDTLVAVLERDTLGVREVRLFGAAVRWAEAEAHRQQLQPTPENKRKVLGKALTLIRFPLMTIEEFAAGPAQSSILTDREVVSLFLHFTVNPKPRVDFIDRPRCCLRGKECSITRFGQVESRWGYSGTSDRIRFSVNRRIFVVGFGLYGSIHGPTDYQVNIQIIHTDSNTVLGQNETGFSCDGSANTFRVMFKEPVEILPNVNYTACATLKGPDSHYGTKGMRKITHESSTTGTKTCFTFCYAAGNNNGTSVEDGQIPEVIFYT